A window from Solanum stenotomum isolate F172 chromosome 7, ASM1918654v1, whole genome shotgun sequence encodes these proteins:
- the LOC125869839 gene encoding uncharacterized protein LOC125869839 — protein sequence MPAAPVKQHSPITITVTTKGSASLAHQQYDPKAITDKNNGNRLRSIYCCNIKQLPNNPSILKKMPSCEYCGAKRFQYESPGFCCSNGTVKLASHEMPTKLLNLLLGDTAECKHFRTYIRMYNNMFAFTSLGVKYDKELAKRYHGIYTFRVQGQMYHFTDNVLPSNQQPRNLQLYIYDDDTEMLNRMASSSIADQSVVQKLMNILKINPYCIFLKSLMQVPKVPNLYIALNCDSTLNQQVYNLPTVSEVAAIWLDQQPNNSSSTPHIQIYPCSNTNQLVNYYYGCYDPLQYPLLFPFGQNGWHCGIKRVEQICKKKIRSQCENEQLPSLSSMCSIEGLLDMEAKVLQKGKRKRDDISCREYYCYKFQMRHNEINGVLHSGRLFQQYSVDEFIKIETQRLDFVSYNQDLFRTDPLQGLIDFHRHGDRDASKVGKQTFLPVSFTGGPRDMRQRYMDAITLVQHFGKPDIFLTMTCNPSWPEIEEYLLSTDEAQNRPDLICRVFKAKVEELKTDILKKNIFGKVVALMYTIEFQKRGLPHAHFLLILNDDFKLITPESYDQVVSAELPNINESPYLHKLVKKHMMHGPCGYLNPTNSCMKKKGICKFRYPKNFADKTTKGKNSYAVYRRRNTGEHVERLYVIKCLIACDICLLQY from the exons ATGCCAGCTGCACCTGTTAAACAGCACAGCCCAATTACAATCACTGTGACTACCAAAG GTTCTGCATCACTTGCCCATCAACAATATGATCCAAAGGCAATCACTGACAAAAACAACG GTAATAGGTTAAGAAGTATATATTGTTGCAATATTAAACAACTCCCCAACAATCCAagcattttaaagaaaatgccTTCTTGTGAATACTGTGGGGCAAAAAGATTTCAGTATGAATCACCAGGATTTTGCTGCAGTAATGGCACCGTTAAATTAGCATCACATGAAATGCCTACAAAATTACTAAATCTGTTGTTAGGAGACACTGCTGAATGCAAACATTTCCGTACCTACATTAGAATGTACAATAACATGTTTGCATTTACTTCTCTTGGAGTAAAATATGACAAAGAGCTAGCAAAAAGATATCATGGTATATACACCTTTAGAGTTCAAGGACAAATGTATCATTTCACTGATAATGTATTACCTTCAAATCAACAACCAAGAAATctacaattatatatttatgatgATGATACTGAAATGTTGAATCGTATGGCCTCTTCCAGTATTGCTGATCAATCAGTTGTTcaaaaattaatgaatatatTAAAGATAAATCCTTACTGTATCTTTCTAAAATCTCTAATGCAAGTTCCGAAAGTACCAAACTTGTATATTGCACTCAATTGTGACTCTACATTAAATCAGCAAGTTTATAACCTACCGACAGTTTCAGAAGTGGCGGCAATATGGTTAGACCAACAACCAAACAATAGTAGCTCTACACCACATATTCAAATTTATCCTTGTAGCAACACCAATCAATTAGTCAATTATTACTATGGTTGCTATGATCCTTTACAGTATCCATTGTTATTTCCATTTGGTCAAAATGGTTGGCATTGTGGAATTAAAAGAGTTGAACAGATTTGCAAGAAAAAAATTCGATCTCAATGTGAAAATGAACAACTTCCAAGTTTATCAAGTATGTGTTCTATTGAGGGACTGCTTGATATGGAAGCTAAAGTACTACAAAAAGGAAAACGAAAAAGAGATGACATCTCTTGTCGTGAATACTATTgttataaatttcaaatgagACATAATGAAATAAATGGAGTATTACATTCAGGAAGACTTTTCCAACAATACTCAGTTGATGAGTTCATAAAAATTGAAACTCAAAGGCTAGATTTTGTCTCCTATAATCAGGATTTATTTCGGACTGATCCATTACAAGGGCTTATTGATTTTCATAGACATGGTGACAGAGATGCTTCAAAAGTAGGAAAACAAACGTTTCTTCCTGTAAGCTTTACAGGAGGTCCTAGAGATATGCGTCAACGTTATATGGATGCTATTACGTTAGTTCAACATTTTGGAAAACCTGATATATTTTTGACTATGACTTGTAATCCTTCTTGGCCAGAAATAGAAGAATATTTACTGTCAACGGATGAAGCTCAAAATAGACCTGATTTGATTTGCCGAGTATTCAAAGCAAAAGTTGAAGAGCTAAAAAcagatatattaaaaaaaaacatatttggaAAAGTTGTTGCACTTATGTACACTATTGAGTTTCAAAAACGAGGCCTTCCACATGCTcattttcttctaattcttaatgatgatttcaaattaattactCCCGAATCATATGATCAAGTTGTTTCTGCTGAGCTTCCTAATATAAATGAAAGTCCTTACTTACATAAACTTGTTAAAAAACATATGATGCATGGTCCTTGTGGTTATTTAAATCCTACAAATTCATGTATGAAGAAAAAAGGAATTTGCAAATTCAGGTACCCAAAGAATTTTGCTGACAaaacaacaaaaggaaaaaactcATATGCAGtctatagaagaagaaatacaGGCGAGCATGTCGAG AGGCTGTATGTTATCAAATGCCTTATAGCTTGCGACATCTGTTTGCTACAATATTAG